A genome region from Bradyrhizobium sp. WSM1417 includes the following:
- a CDS encoding S1C family serine protease gives MTDSTPLTSLSSALADVVSRTAPSVVAVHSHRSRATGFVWKPGLIVTADEALADEGDVEIGVSDGSTAAATIAGRDHTTDIALLRVDTALTPVKLATIVPPLGALSIVVATNRDAPSAALAMVSASGKSWRSLRGGDIDARIELDVRLRSSQQGGLALDASGEAFGMAVLGPRRVLVIPTATIERVAAQLEARGHIARGYLGLGLQPVRLDDGVGAMVMNVDKAGPSATAGIRQGDVIVAVNDQKLSGVRALSRTLGPASVGTVVDVAARRGGEPVSFKVTIGERPAA, from the coding sequence ATGACCGACTCAACTCCCCTGACTTCGCTGTCGTCCGCGCTCGCGGACGTGGTGTCCCGCACCGCGCCGTCCGTCGTCGCCGTGCATTCGCATCGCTCCCGCGCCACCGGCTTCGTCTGGAAGCCCGGCCTGATCGTCACCGCCGACGAGGCGCTGGCCGATGAGGGGGACGTCGAGATCGGCGTCTCCGACGGCAGCACCGCAGCCGCCACGATTGCAGGCCGCGACCATACGACGGATATCGCCCTGCTGCGCGTCGATACGGCGCTGACCCCGGTCAAGCTGGCCACAATTGTCCCGCCCCTCGGCGCGTTGTCGATCGTCGTCGCCACCAACCGCGATGCCCCGAGCGCCGCGCTCGCAATGGTATCGGCCTCCGGCAAGAGCTGGCGCTCGCTGCGCGGCGGCGACATCGACGCGCGGATCGAGCTCGACGTCCGCTTGCGCTCCAGCCAGCAGGGCGGCCTCGCGCTCGATGCATCGGGCGAAGCCTTCGGCATGGCCGTACTCGGCCCGAGGCGCGTGCTGGTGATCCCGACGGCCACGATCGAGCGGGTCGCGGCACAGTTAGAGGCCCGCGGCCACATCGCACGCGGCTATCTCGGCCTCGGGCTGCAGCCGGTCCGGCTCGACGACGGTGTCGGCGCGATGGTGATGAATGTCGACAAGGCCGGCCCTTCGGCGACGGCCGGCATCCGCCAGGGTGACGTCATCGTCGCCGTCAACGACCAGAAACTGTCCGGCGTACGCGCGCTGTCGCGTACGCTGGGTCCGGCGAGTGTCGGCACCGTGGTCGATGTCGCGGCGCGCCGCGGCGGCGAGCCGGTCAGCTTCAAGGTCACGATCGGCGAGAGGCCGGCGGCGTGA
- a CDS encoding response regulator transcription factor — MSEDIAPEIVLALEIDDPALADRLAALLGNIAGLRLAEPGEKAAATIVTRDPRIMPEDIALTQRELDVLALMAEGGSNKMIARQLGISVHTVKFHVGSLLDKLDATGRTDAVAHAARRGVIEL, encoded by the coding sequence GTGAGCGAGGACATCGCGCCCGAGATCGTTCTGGCTTTGGAGATCGACGATCCCGCCCTCGCCGATCGCCTGGCTGCTCTGCTCGGCAATATCGCCGGGCTTCGCCTCGCCGAACCCGGGGAAAAGGCCGCCGCGACGATTGTCACCCGCGATCCGCGCATCATGCCTGAGGACATCGCGCTGACGCAGCGCGAGCTCGATGTGCTGGCGTTGATGGCGGAAGGTGGCTCCAACAAGATGATCGCGCGTCAGCTCGGCATTTCCGTCCACACAGTGAAATTCCATGTCGGCTCGCTGCTCGATAAGCTCGATGCCACCGGCCGCACCGATGCGGTGGCACATGCGGCACGGCGCGGCGTGATCGAGCTCTAG
- a CDS encoding HAMP domain-containing sensor histidine kinase has protein sequence MLLAKTLRSSTFRLALIAIAAFGLIVAAIMAYVYFGTIAYVQNRVGDAGDHSGFTAMIELAMAAVAVLMLVLAGLAAVLVTRRTVGRIEEINATSRAIMMSGLDQRIPLRGSHDEWDRVAENLNQMLDRIETLMGEVKQVSDNVAHDLRTPLTRMRGRLEKAYHASRNGEADAALIGDTIADLDAVLGMFASITRISEIETRARRSAFRTLNLAEIAGEVVELYDAAAEQVATRLSLGGDREVAIIGDRDLLFDAIANLVDNAIKHGCKGGQVTVTCRSANEGAVIAIVDDGPGIPADQRDQVFKRFYRLEQSRYTPGNGLGLSLVAAVARLHGAEIALHDNAPGLTVQLSFPPHPP, from the coding sequence GTGCTCCTGGCTAAAACGCTCCGCTCCTCCACCTTCCGCCTTGCGCTGATCGCGATCGCGGCGTTCGGGCTGATCGTCGCGGCGATCATGGCCTATGTCTATTTCGGCACGATCGCCTATGTGCAGAACCGTGTCGGCGATGCCGGCGATCACAGCGGCTTCACCGCGATGATCGAGCTCGCAATGGCCGCTGTCGCCGTGCTGATGCTGGTGCTCGCCGGGCTCGCCGCGGTGCTGGTGACGCGCCGCACGGTCGGGCGGATCGAGGAGATCAACGCCACCAGCCGCGCCATCATGATGTCGGGCCTCGACCAGCGCATTCCCTTGCGCGGCAGTCACGACGAGTGGGACCGCGTCGCCGAAAACCTCAACCAGATGCTCGACCGCATCGAGACTTTGATGGGCGAGGTCAAGCAGGTTAGCGACAACGTCGCCCATGATCTGCGCACGCCGCTGACGCGCATGCGGGGTCGGCTGGAAAAAGCTTATCACGCCTCGCGCAACGGCGAGGCCGACGCGGCGCTGATTGGTGACACTATCGCCGATCTCGACGCGGTGCTCGGCATGTTTGCCTCCATCACCCGCATCTCGGAGATCGAGACCCGCGCCCGGCGCAGCGCGTTTCGCACCCTCAACCTCGCCGAAATTGCCGGCGAGGTCGTCGAGCTCTACGATGCCGCCGCCGAACAGGTTGCGACGCGGCTCAGCCTGGGCGGCGACCGCGAGGTGGCGATTATTGGCGATCGCGACCTGCTGTTCGACGCCATCGCCAATCTCGTCGATAACGCGATCAAGCACGGCTGCAAGGGCGGGCAGGTGACCGTCACCTGCCGCAGTGCCAATGAGGGGGCAGTGATCGCGATCGTCGACGACGGTCCGGGCATTCCGGCGGATCAGCGCGATCAGGTGTTCAAACGCTTCTACCGGCTCGAACAGAGCCGCTATACCCCGGGTAACGGCCTTGGTTTAAGCTTGGTTGCCGCGGTCGCTCGCCTCCATGGCGCCGAGATTGCCCTGCACGACAACGCGCCGGGCCTGACGGTCCAGCTCAGCTTCCCGCCGCACCCGCCCTAG